A window from Entomoplasma freundtii encodes these proteins:
- a CDS encoding PhoU domain-containing protein, with translation MSLNKILDSDIRQIKNRIEELIEETKIQYVLSYEALRTSNYDLVLEAITNERNINSLQNDFTNVALWKLAKQQMVASDLRLTVGSILIGREIEIIADYAKWTCKFFIKYKPSPEEIVALTEMFELLIQMLDLVAKLTDSFNLEQKNHLLELQNTLNNKFKEYNLLLFQKARNVNGEKEAKTLMAEIRQIANLERAGEHLVAIQEILNFIRTGKFEDISETLINQSA, from the coding sequence GTGTCATTAAACAAAATTTTAGATAGTGATATTCGTCAAATTAAAAATCGCATCGAGGAATTAATTGAAGAAACCAAAATTCAATATGTCCTTTCTTATGAAGCGCTCCGTACTAGTAATTACGATTTAGTATTGGAAGCCATTACGAATGAGCGCAATATTAATAGTTTACAAAACGACTTTACAAATGTTGCCCTCTGGAAACTTGCGAAACAACAAATGGTAGCAAGCGATTTACGCTTGACTGTAGGTTCAATCCTCATCGGTCGAGAAATCGAAATTATTGCCGATTATGCTAAATGAACTTGTAAGTTTTTTATTAAGTACAAACCAAGCCCTGAAGAAATTGTGGCCTTAACAGAAATGTTTGAATTACTAATCCAAATGCTTGATTTGGTAGCTAAGTTAACTGATAGTTTTAATCTTGAACAAAAGAACCATCTTTTAGAGTTGCAAAACACCTTAAATAATAAATTTAAAGAATATAACTTGTTACTCTTCCAAAAAGCTCGAAATGTCAACGGCGAAAAAGAAGCCAAAACTTTAATGGCCGAAATTCGTCAAATTGCCAACCTCGAACGTGCCGGGGAACATTTAGTTGCCATTCAAGAAATCTTGAATTTTATTCGAACTGGTAAATTTGAAGATATTTCCGAAACTTTAATTAATCAAAGTGCTTAA
- the pstB gene encoding phosphate ABC transporter ATP-binding protein PstB, translating to MEEQLLAVIDNENSDTLDKTTRIKSTPPKRKEIITVKNFDFFYNKGKTKILWDINMKIRENYVTAFIGPSGSGKSTLLRSINRMNDLTPGHLYEGEINVFDHNIFSPRTDVPELRSEVGMVFQKANPFPLSIYDNVVYGPKLQGIKDHKILDQICEDALKKAALWDEVKDILNASALGLSGGQQQRLCIARAIAMRPKILLMDEPTSALDPIATLKIEELILELKKDYTIILVTHSLQQATHVSDMTAFFLKGHLIEYSRTKKLFTNPKDQRTEDFISGRYE from the coding sequence ATGGAAGAACAGTTATTGGCGGTTATAGACAACGAGAATTCAGATACGCTTGATAAAACCACCCGGATTAAAAGCACTCCTCCGAAACGGAAAGAAATTATCACTGTTAAAAACTTTGACTTTTTTTACAATAAAGGCAAAACCAAGATTCTTTGAGACATCAATATGAAAATTCGGGAAAACTATGTCACCGCCTTTATTGGTCCTTCAGGATCAGGAAAATCGACTTTATTAAGGTCGATTAACCGGATGAACGATTTGACTCCTGGCCATTTATACGAAGGAGAAATCAATGTTTTTGACCATAACATTTTTTCACCTCGAACCGATGTACCGGAATTACGCTCTGAAGTGGGGATGGTTTTCCAAAAAGCAAACCCTTTCCCATTATCAATTTACGATAATGTTGTTTATGGTCCCAAACTTCAAGGTATCAAAGATCACAAAATTTTAGATCAAATTTGTGAAGATGCCCTTAAAAAGGCAGCACTTTGGGATGAAGTAAAAGATATTTTAAATGCCTCCGCTTTAGGCTTAAGTGGCGGGCAACAACAACGACTTTGCATTGCCCGCGCAATTGCCATGCGACCGAAAATTCTACTTATGGATGAACCAACATCTGCTTTAGACCCGATTGCGACACTAAAAATCGAGGAACTGATTCTAGAACTGAAAAAAGATTATACAATTATTTTAGTGACCCACTCTTTACAACAAGCAACCCATGTTAGCGATATGACTGCCTTTTTCTTGAAAGGCCATTTAATTGAGTATTCACGTACCAAAAAACTTTTTACCAACCCAAAAGACCAAAGAACTGAGGATTTTATTTCTGGACGTTACGAATAA
- the pstA gene encoding phosphate ABC transporter permease PstA, whose translation MAIIHQKKSPNPVLTPPKEPKNFDVATAKAKKRAINAISFKVLIYVLTILIVALIFFLIGYIIYSSVPMYRYTSFWKFIFTANWKPKDNQFGIGMIIGMTLMLLFITMLFAVPLTIFSTVFIIEYLSKRGQKIAITLIQLLAGIPSVVFGLFAREYIGALFRLMGAPSNDNLMVAALTMTFMAIPTMVSLSYNALKSVPEGYRYGSLALGISREKTAFTIILRSASTKIITAVILGISRVIGETMAIMMIAGNASGGFDNSSFSGFLFSSIRTLASTIGLEISETSSSQHKAALFAIATFLFIMVFLINLTVLMLSNISRSHSQRANKLRQKAQLKIANEEMAVQKRQKVEQTKSKRQIKTVHFKKPLLASSHNQDEDLKSYHPTYSATELGMMVNLKTKNKFWKKAYSIMMLFLMGLSVAIVLFFIIWILGTIIIKGLIALGTPSAFISINGQDGIFAALFTTILLVVATLFFAIPLALAAAIYLFEYANPASWVTKSLRFIINLLSSTPSIIFGIFGLQVFIVLLKLPFSIFASSLTMTIVILPMLITNFEDALSSVPEGYREAGAGLGMTNLQQLFRIILPYAREGLMTGIILAMARIIGESAPVYLTLGTAIRMPAEGFLSQGATLTTAIYMLAAEAQPGKGQESIYLLALITVLLVFALNIGIQKIATFFTKNNDSSGSHLVTLKAKMKNISHKFQSFSFERWRIRQRASWRNFKKRVKYFGKWLKLRLSWKHIKETYQAWRERRQKFNKIKKKEEI comes from the coding sequence ATGGCAATAATACATCAAAAAAAATCGCCAAATCCGGTTTTAACGCCGCCTAAAGAACCAAAAAATTTTGATGTCGCCACAGCAAAAGCGAAAAAAAGAGCCATTAATGCTATTTCTTTCAAAGTTTTAATTTATGTTCTCACTATTTTGATTGTTGCTTTAATTTTCTTTTTGATTGGTTATATCATTTATAGTTCAGTCCCAATGTATCGTTATACTAGTTTTTGAAAATTTATTTTTACCGCAAATTGAAAGCCTAAGGATAATCAGTTCGGGATTGGGATGATTATCGGGATGACTTTGATGTTATTATTCATCACCATGCTTTTTGCAGTCCCACTCACAATTTTCTCAACAGTTTTCATTATCGAATACCTCTCAAAACGAGGTCAAAAAATCGCCATTACCTTAATTCAGTTGTTAGCTGGAATTCCTTCTGTCGTTTTTGGTCTTTTTGCTCGTGAATATATCGGGGCTTTATTTCGTTTAATGGGTGCCCCTTCAAATGATAATTTAATGGTCGCCGCGTTAACAATGACCTTTATGGCGATACCAACGATGGTCAGCCTAAGCTACAATGCTTTAAAAAGTGTGCCGGAAGGTTATCGTTATGGTAGTTTAGCCTTAGGGATTAGTCGTGAAAAAACCGCTTTTACAATTATTCTGCGATCAGCGTCAACGAAAATCATTACCGCTGTTATTTTAGGAATTTCGCGTGTTATTGGTGAAACAATGGCGATTATGATGATTGCTGGAAATGCCTCTGGTGGTTTTGATAATAGTAGTTTCTCTGGTTTCTTGTTTTCTTCAATCCGAACTTTAGCTTCCACTATTGGACTAGAAATCTCGGAGACCTCAAGTTCACAGCATAAAGCTGCGCTATTTGCTATTGCTACTTTTTTATTCATTATGGTCTTTTTAATCAATTTAACGGTTTTGATGCTTTCAAACATCAGTCGTTCACATAGTCAACGTGCTAATAAATTACGTCAAAAAGCACAATTAAAAATCGCTAATGAAGAAATGGCGGTGCAAAAAAGACAAAAGGTAGAGCAAACGAAGAGCAAACGACAAATTAAAACCGTTCATTTTAAAAAACCGCTTTTAGCCTCTAGTCATAATCAAGATGAGGACTTAAAAAGTTATCACCCCACTTATTCAGCAACCGAATTAGGAATGATGGTTAATTTAAAAACCAAAAATAAATTTTGAAAAAAAGCTTATTCAATCATGATGCTTTTCCTAATGGGTCTTTCAGTAGCTATCGTCTTATTTTTCATTATTTGAATTTTGGGAACGATTATTATCAAGGGTTTAATTGCACTAGGAACACCATCAGCCTTTATTAGTATTAATGGTCAAGACGGAATTTTCGCCGCTTTGTTCACCACAATACTTTTAGTAGTAGCTACCCTATTCTTCGCTATTCCGTTAGCTTTAGCTGCTGCTATTTATCTTTTTGAATATGCTAACCCTGCTTCATGAGTTACCAAAAGTTTACGTTTTATCATTAATCTCTTATCATCAACGCCATCAATTATTTTCGGAATTTTTGGGTTGCAAGTATTTATCGTGTTACTAAAACTACCGTTTAGTATTTTTGCCTCCTCATTAACGATGACTATCGTTATCTTGCCAATGTTGATTACCAACTTTGAAGATGCGCTCTCAAGTGTCCCTGAAGGTTACCGCGAAGCCGGAGCGGGGTTGGGAATGACAAATTTACAACAACTTTTCCGTATCATTTTGCCATACGCGCGGGAAGGTTTAATGACAGGAATCATTTTAGCGATGGCCCGCATCATTGGGGAATCAGCCCCTGTCTATCTAACATTAGGAACCGCTATTAGAATGCCTGCCGAAGGTTTCTTAAGTCAAGGCGCCACTTTAACAACTGCCATTTATATGCTTGCTGCGGAAGCTCAACCAGGAAAAGGCCAAGAATCAATTTATTTGCTTGCGCTCATTACCGTGCTTTTGGTCTTTGCTTTGAATATTGGAATCCAGAAAATCGCTACCTTCTTTACGAAAAATAATGATTCGTCCGGTTCTCATTTAGTCACCTTAAAAGCAAAAATGAAAAATATATCCCACAAGTTCCAAAGCTTTAGTTTTGAACGTTGACGAATTCGTCAACGCGCTTCATGAAGAAATTTCAAAAAACGTGTTAAATATTTTGGAAAATGATTAAAATTGAGACTAAGTTGAAAACACATAAAAGAAACTTATCAAGCTTGACGCGAAAGACGGCAAAAGTTTAATAAAATTAAAAAGAAGGAGGAAATTTAA
- the ptsS gene encoding phosphate ABC transporter substrate-binding protein, with amino-acid sequence MNKKFLITFSFLLSIILGLWIWTLAIPHDIIDIGGSASVDPLMQKITIRYQKEKKKKFIYSSTGSNTGITNLKKHVYEVAFISKDVPQEDFDQEVKQITLDDFLDGAGNLSETAFIEKMQSKGEGFFYLNFANDPLVFIYNIDRTGLTPEMFHNIQFNLTDDNKLVSNTLLKKIYEHNNPDDLISWYDLAKFFPMDDIDVGALEKVNKKLYVQPYSSTPGSGTWSSFEKLTNGVKPGGATNIYGNNGSIFYQISKSPGAFGYVSMGYAQNIYKYKNLQSVFIHKGGSIWDVKNDGALNPEGKPYPLTRPFNALLHNNPQNKKMTDILKFVYWFATSPAVKDIYKEEGLSQQIINEIKNLPQPNAEFYFIFHINEFYQLENWQRGKQWQ; translated from the coding sequence ATGAATAAAAAATTTTTGATAACATTTTCTTTTTTGTTATCAATTATCCTTGGTTTATGAATTTGAACCTTGGCTATTCCGCACGACATTATTGATATTGGAGGGTCTGCTAGCGTTGACCCTTTGATGCAAAAAATAACGATTCGCTACCAAAAAGAGAAAAAGAAAAAGTTTATTTATTCTTCAACTGGAAGTAATACCGGAATCACTAATTTAAAAAAACACGTTTATGAAGTAGCCTTTATCTCAAAAGATGTTCCTCAAGAAGATTTTGACCAAGAAGTGAAACAAATCACTCTTGATGATTTCTTAGATGGCGCTGGTAACCTAAGCGAAACTGCTTTTATCGAAAAAATGCAAAGTAAAGGCGAAGGTTTTTTTTATCTTAATTTTGCTAACGACCCCCTTGTGTTTATCTACAATATTGATAGAACTGGACTCACTCCAGAAATGTTTCATAATATCCAATTTAATTTAACGGATGACAATAAGTTAGTAAGTAATACTTTGTTAAAAAAAATCTATGAGCACAATAATCCTGATGACTTAATTTCTTGGTATGATTTAGCAAAATTTTTCCCAATGGATGATATTGATGTCGGAGCCTTAGAGAAAGTTAATAAAAAATTATATGTTCAACCTTATTCATCAACTCCCGGTTCAGGAACTTGATCATCATTTGAAAAATTAACTAATGGTGTAAAACCCGGAGGAGCCACCAACATTTATGGTAATAACGGAAGTATTTTTTACCAAATTTCTAAATCACCTGGAGCGTTTGGATATGTTTCAATGGGTTATGCCCAAAATATTTACAAATATAAAAACCTCCAAAGCGTTTTCATTCATAAGGGTGGCTCAATTTGGGATGTAAAAAACGATGGAGCCCTTAATCCTGAAGGAAAACCTTATCCTTTAACAAGACCTTTTAATGCGTTGCTTCATAACAATCCCCAAAATAAAAAGATGACCGATATTTTAAAATTTGTTTACTGGTTTGCAACGAGTCCAGCAGTAAAAGATATCTATAAAGAAGAAGGTTTATCCCAACAAATCATTAATGAAATCAAAAATTTACCACAACCAAATGCGGAATTTTATTTTATTTTTCATATAAACGAATTTTACCAATTGGAGAATTGGCAACGAGGTAAACAATGGCAATAA